A DNA window from Hoplias malabaricus isolate fHopMal1 chromosome 5, fHopMal1.hap1, whole genome shotgun sequence contains the following coding sequences:
- the LOC136696900 gene encoding LOW QUALITY PROTEIN: calcium/calmodulin-dependent protein kinase type 1G-like (The sequence of the model RefSeq protein was modified relative to this genomic sequence to represent the inferred CDS: deleted 1 base in 1 codon) — protein MAPGIFGNVLPPKKEVPVESCESGHKIVENGFKKTTDNIREVFDIIEVLGSGASSEVFMVKEKNTGKMFAMKCVVKKNRNTSLENEIAVLRRTKHENIVALEDFYESQTHYYLVMQLVSGGELFDRLLDRGVFSENDASVVIRQVLEGVCYLHKNGIVHRDLKPENLLYYSQEDNSKIMISDFGLSKIEGNGVMSTTCGTPGYMAPELLTQKSYSKAVDCWSIGVITYILLCGYPPFYEESESLLFSMVKKAQYEFDSPFWDDISESAKDFVRNMLQKDPELRYSTEQALKHPWIMGKTAPNTSILCSISVQTRK, from the exons ATGGCTCCTGGGATATTTGGAAATGTGTTGCCTCCAAAAAAAG AAGTTCCTGTGGAAAGTTGTGAAAGTGGCCACAAGATTGTTGAGAATGGTTTCAAGAAGACCACAGATAACATTCGAGAGGTATTTGACATCATAGAAGTGCTGGGATC gGGCGCGTCTTCTGAGGTCTTCATGGTAAAGGagaaaaacacaggaaaaatgTTCGCCATGAAGTGTGTGGTAAAGAAGAATAGAAATACCAGTTTGGAGAATGAAATTGCTGTTCTGAGGAG GACCAAACATGAAAATATTGTGGCTTTGGAAGATTTCTATGAAAGTCAGACCCATTACTACCTTGTCATGCAACT TGTTTCAGGGGGTGAGCTGTTCGACCGTCTCCTGGACCGGGGCGTGTTCTCAGAGAACGATGCCAGCGTAGTGATCAGACAAGTGCTGGAGGGTGTCTGTTACCTGCACAAGAATGGCATAGTACACCGTGATCTTAAG CCAGAGAATCTGCTGTACTACAGCCAAGAGGACAACTCCAAGATAATGATCAGTGATTTTGGTCTTTCCAAAATAGAGGGAAATGGTGTCATGTCCACAACCTGTGGAACTCCAGGGTACATGG CTCCTGAATTGTTGACTCAAAAATCCTACAGTAAAGCAGTGGACTGCTGGTCTATTGGAGTCATCACTTATATTCT TCTTTGCGGATATCCCCCTTTCTATGAGGAGAGTGAGAGTCTTCTTTTTTCTATGGTCAAGAAAGCACAGTATGAGTTTGACTCTCCATTCTGGGATGACATCTCAGAGTCTG caaAGGATTTTGTGCGGAACATGCTCCAGAAGGACCCTGAGCTGCGTTACTCAACAGAGCAAGCTCTAAAACATCCCTG GATCATGGGC AAAACAGCTCCGAACACCAGCATCCTCTGCTCCATTAGTGTACAAACCAGAAAATGA